A part of Caldicellulosiruptor owensensis OL genomic DNA contains:
- a CDS encoding DUF4446 family protein, protein MRSFITTYASEIVIFFLVLNMVLFLALLIELAKNRSLKRRFLDLTSNQDFKSLEEIIKLINEKVEYFEEVLKALTKSHRILSENSKLSIKKVGVIRYDAFENVGSKLSFALALLDELDTGVVINSIYSREGCSVYAKPIENGLSKYPLSAEEMQAIDIARKNYISKEIKE, encoded by the coding sequence ATGAGAAGTTTTATCACTACATATGCATCTGAGATAGTCATCTTTTTTCTTGTTCTCAACATGGTGCTTTTTCTTGCACTTTTAATAGAACTTGCAAAGAATAGGAGTCTTAAAAGAAGGTTTCTTGACCTTACGTCAAATCAGGATTTCAAAAGCCTGGAGGAGATCATAAAGCTGATAAATGAAAAGGTTGAATACTTTGAAGAGGTATTAAAAGCACTGACAAAGAGTCACAGGATACTAAGTGAAAATTCAAAACTTAGCATCAAAAAAGTTGGAGTTATCAGATATGATGCATTTGAGAATGTAGGAAGCAAACTCAGCTTTGCACTGGCACTACTTGATGAGCTTGATACAGGGGTTGTGATAAACAGTATATATTCAAGAGAGGGATGCAGTGTATATGCAAAACCCATTGAGAATGGACTTTCCAAGTACCCGCTTTCTGCTGAAGAGATGCAGGCAATTGACATTGCAAGAAAGAACTATATTTCAAAGGAGATTAAAGAGTAA
- the mnmG gene encoding tRNA uridine-5-carboxymethylaminomethyl(34) synthesis enzyme MnmG: MEFVAGEYDVAVVGAGHAGIEAALASARLGLKTIIFAINLDSIGNMPCNPSIGGTGKGHLVREIDALGGEMGKAADATAIQVRILNRAKGPAVYSLRAQCDRYRYRLYMKRVLENQENLDIRQAEVCDVLVEDGRVKGVKITTGAIFLAKAVVLATGTFLGGKVIIGQTIFDSGPDGMHPARYLTENLKKLGIEMMRFKTGTPARVHRRSLDFSQMQIQPGDLKPLPFSFENEDNFNIEQVPCYLTYTTEETHKIIRENLHRAPLFTGIISGVGPRYCPSIEDKIVRFADKPRHQVFIEPTGLDTDEMYVQGMSTSLPEDVQIKMYRSVIGLENVKIMRPAYAIEYDCINPIQLEPTLQFKKIKGLFSAGQINGTSGYEEAAAQGIIAGINAAMYVKGKEMLVLDRSQAYIGVLIDDLVTKGTNEPYRIMTSRAEYRLILRQDNADLRLTEIGYKIGLVSSQRYEKFLQKKKMIEDEINRVKNTVIAPSEKVNKFLQEKGSSPISTGVKLSDLLKRPELSYEDLKEIDPDRPDLPWYVQDEVEIEIKYEGYIKKQLAQIEQFKKLENKKIPDWVDYNQILGLSTEAKQKLSQIRPASIGQASRISGVSPADISVLLIWLESIKKGKKD; encoded by the coding sequence ATGGAATTTGTTGCAGGTGAATATGATGTTGCGGTGGTGGGTGCAGGTCATGCGGGGATAGAAGCCGCTCTTGCCTCTGCACGTCTTGGACTTAAAACCATAATATTTGCAATAAACCTGGACTCGATTGGCAACATGCCGTGCAATCCAAGTATTGGCGGAACTGGCAAAGGTCATCTGGTGCGTGAGATAGACGCGCTTGGTGGTGAGATGGGAAAAGCTGCTGATGCAACAGCTATACAAGTTAGAATACTCAACAGGGCAAAGGGACCTGCAGTATACTCATTGCGTGCACAGTGTGATAGATATCGATACAGACTCTATATGAAAAGGGTGCTTGAAAATCAGGAGAATCTTGATATAAGACAGGCAGAAGTGTGTGATGTTTTAGTTGAAGATGGAAGGGTGAAAGGTGTAAAGATAACAACAGGAGCTATTTTTTTAGCAAAAGCGGTTGTGCTTGCAACAGGCACTTTCCTTGGTGGAAAAGTAATTATAGGACAGACCATTTTTGACAGTGGACCTGACGGTATGCACCCGGCAAGGTATCTCACAGAAAACCTTAAAAAACTTGGGATTGAAATGATGAGGTTCAAAACAGGAACACCTGCTCGTGTTCACAGAAGGTCTTTGGACTTTTCACAGATGCAAATTCAGCCGGGAGATTTAAAACCTTTGCCTTTTTCTTTTGAAAATGAAGATAATTTTAATATTGAGCAAGTTCCCTGTTATTTGACATACACAACAGAAGAAACTCATAAAATTATAAGAGAAAATTTGCACAGGGCACCGCTTTTCACAGGTATTATATCAGGTGTTGGACCGAGATACTGTCCTTCGATTGAAGATAAAATTGTGAGGTTTGCAGACAAGCCAAGACACCAGGTGTTTATTGAACCTACAGGTCTTGACACTGATGAGATGTATGTACAGGGGATGTCAACATCATTGCCCGAAGATGTGCAGATAAAAATGTACAGAAGCGTAATAGGTCTTGAAAATGTCAAGATAATGCGACCTGCATATGCTATAGAGTATGACTGCATAAACCCGATTCAGCTTGAACCTACTCTGCAGTTTAAAAAAATAAAAGGTCTTTTTTCTGCAGGTCAGATAAACGGGACATCAGGGTACGAAGAAGCGGCAGCACAGGGTATAATTGCTGGTATTAACGCTGCAATGTATGTCAAGGGTAAAGAGATGCTGGTCTTGGACAGGTCACAGGCTTACATTGGAGTGCTGATAGACGACCTTGTCACAAAAGGTACAAATGAACCTTATAGAATCATGACATCACGAGCAGAGTACAGGCTTATATTAAGACAGGACAATGCAGATCTGCGCCTTACTGAGATAGGATATAAAATTGGTCTTGTATCTTCGCAAAGGTACGAAAAGTTTTTGCAAAAGAAAAAGATGATAGAAGATGAGATAAACAGGGTAAAAAATACTGTGATAGCACCGAGCGAAAAGGTAAATAAGTTTTTGCAAGAAAAAGGTTCATCACCTATTTCAACCGGTGTTAAGCTTTCTGACCTTTTGAAAAGGCCTGAGCTTTCGTATGAGGATTTGAAAGAGATAGACCCTGACCGGCCTGATCTTCCATGGTATGTTCAAGATGAAGTTGAAATTGAGATAAAGTACGAAGGATATATCAAAAAACAGCTTGCTCAGATTGAACAATTCAAAAAACTTGAAAACAAAAAGATACCCGACTGGGTTGACTACAACCAGATTCTTGGTCTTTCGACAGAAGCAAAACAAAAACTTTCACAAATAAGACCGGCTTCAATTGGCCAGGCATCAAGAATTTCTGGTGTGTCACCGGCAGATATATCTGTGCTTCTTATCTGGCTTGAGTCAATTAAAAAAGGAAAAAAGGATTAA
- a CDS encoding ParB/RepB/Spo0J family partition protein has translation MKKRLGRGLDALFGDEINSSEKEFEAGFDDKENIEKIEEINIDLIELSENQPRKIFNEEEIEELAGSIKSVGLIQPLVVQKKGDKYVLIAGERRLRACKMAGIEKVKCIVKEYKNPLEIALIENIQRKDLNPYEKALAFKRLMDEFGYTQEELARRLAISRSKVANTLRILNLGEQIIDLLIKGKISEGHAKVLLSVEDEEQRNKLAQLVVEKNLSVRELEQIVKSREDKKEFELESEIIREIEENLMKLVGLRVKIRKKKNRGKIEIEFSSDEELEKIISILMP, from the coding sequence ATGAAAAAGAGGCTTGGAAGGGGGCTTGACGCCCTGTTCGGGGATGAAATAAATAGCTCTGAAAAAGAGTTTGAAGCCGGCTTTGACGACAAGGAAAATATTGAGAAGATTGAAGAGATTAATATTGATTTAATAGAGCTTTCAGAAAATCAGCCAAGAAAGATTTTCAATGAAGAGGAAATAGAAGAGCTTGCAGGCTCAATTAAAAGTGTTGGGCTTATACAGCCTCTTGTTGTACAAAAAAAGGGAGATAAATATGTTTTAATTGCCGGTGAAAGAAGATTGAGAGCTTGTAAGATGGCTGGTATCGAAAAGGTAAAGTGTATTGTAAAAGAATATAAAAATCCTCTTGAGATAGCTCTTATTGAAAATATCCAGAGAAAAGACCTAAATCCGTACGAAAAGGCTCTTGCTTTCAAAAGGCTTATGGATGAGTTTGGGTATACTCAAGAGGAGCTTGCAAGAAGGCTTGCTATTTCGCGCTCAAAGGTTGCGAACACTCTTCGCATTTTAAACCTTGGAGAACAGATCATTGATCTTTTAATAAAAGGAAAAATTTCTGAGGGGCATGCAAAGGTGTTGCTTTCGGTTGAAGATGAGGAGCAAAGGAATAAGCTTGCCCAGCTTGTTGTTGAAAAAAATTTAAGCGTACGTGAGCTTGAACAGATCGTAAAATCAAGAGAAGATAAAAAGGAATTTGAGCTTGAAAGTGAGATAATTCGAGAGATTGAAGAAAACCTTATGAAACTGGTTGGATTGAGGGTTAAAATTCGGAAAAAGAAAAATAGAGGTAAGATCGAAATAGAATTTTCGTCAGATGAAGAGCTTGAAAAGATAATCTCTATTCTTATGCCATAA
- a CDS encoding CvpA family protein, giving the protein MPNIADFIVLAVILISSWIGYKKGVLRMAFDIGSYIVSWFVAVYGYKFLSSLILQSPPLKDAIYNFVRQKVVIKNDILPTVPQFFKGAIIQAQEALNKTLQDAAAVVLANFIAMILIFIGAKIIILMVKNTLGLLRKTPVIGQIDGFLGFIAGIAVSLIIIYIAFSIIYFFPNAEIFKSAQKTIKASMFAEFLYENNIIVMLMGQYLKL; this is encoded by the coding sequence ATGCCCAATATAGCAGATTTTATTGTTCTTGCGGTGATTTTGATATCAAGCTGGATAGGTTACAAAAAAGGTGTGCTCAGGATGGCATTTGATATAGGTTCGTACATAGTTTCATGGTTTGTTGCAGTTTATGGATACAAGTTTTTGAGCAGTTTAATTCTTCAGTCGCCGCCTTTAAAAGATGCAATATACAATTTTGTGAGACAGAAGGTTGTGATAAAAAATGATATTTTGCCGACAGTGCCTCAATTTTTTAAAGGCGCAATAATACAGGCTCAGGAAGCTTTGAACAAAACCTTGCAAGATGCTGCAGCAGTTGTTCTTGCTAACTTTATTGCAATGATTTTAATTTTTATTGGGGCAAAAATTATAATTTTGATGGTTAAAAATACGTTGGGATTGTTGAGAAAAACTCCTGTAATAGGACAGATAGACGGTTTTTTGGGCTTTATAGCGGGCATAGCAGTTTCGCTGATAATCATATACATAGCTTTTTCAATTATCTACTTTTTCCCGAACGCAGAGATTTTTAAGTCAGCTCAGAAAACAATAAAAGCCTCTATGTTTGCTGAGTTTTTGTATGAGAACAACATAATTGTGATGCTCATGGGTCAGTATTTAAAATTATAA
- a CDS encoding phosphate ABC transporter substrate-binding protein, giving the protein MKKSYFKTIFAFVILVSLFLVFNLSATISYSQSFMVKSKSLPATTSQKQIVITFSQDILKGPEFNKITLVKNKKSKVQFSAHIQNNKLVISIKENLSAKAQYLLNIPKNAVTSAKGEPNPALKFTFVPQNYSSNLSGRIMIAGSTSVQPLADELAKYFMQQYPKVSIEVQGGGSSVGIKSAIQGIVDIGTSSRELTEDESKQLSSKGWQEVKIAEDGIAVIVHKSNPVSNLTIEQIRDIFSGKIKNWKEVGGKDAKIIVVTREEGSGTRGAFEEIVMGKAKITDSAIVQPSTGAIKTTVSQDENAIGFISIGVLDSTVKGVKVDGIEPTEKNVKLGKYKIKRPFLFLVSNNPSKVTKAFLDFVLSDEGQAIVAKNYISVK; this is encoded by the coding sequence ATGAAAAAGAGTTATTTCAAAACTATCTTCGCTTTTGTAATTCTGGTTTCTTTATTTTTAGTTTTCAACCTTTCAGCAACTATTTCTTACTCTCAAAGTTTTATGGTCAAATCAAAATCGCTTCCTGCAACAACTTCACAAAAACAGATTGTAATTACATTTTCACAGGATATTTTAAAAGGTCCTGAATTCAATAAGATAACTCTTGTAAAAAACAAAAAATCAAAGGTACAATTTTCTGCACATATTCAAAATAACAAACTTGTAATATCAATCAAAGAAAATCTTTCTGCAAAAGCACAGTACCTTCTTAACATTCCCAAAAATGCTGTAACTTCGGCAAAAGGGGAACCAAATCCTGCCCTCAAGTTTACGTTTGTTCCACAGAACTATTCTTCAAACTTATCAGGAAGAATTATGATTGCTGGTTCAACATCTGTTCAGCCACTCGCTGATGAACTTGCTAAATATTTTATGCAACAGTATCCAAAGGTATCTATTGAGGTTCAGGGTGGAGGTTCATCTGTTGGAATTAAATCTGCTATTCAGGGAATAGTTGATATAGGCACATCGTCAAGAGAATTGACAGAAGATGAATCAAAACAGCTAAGTTCTAAAGGCTGGCAGGAAGTAAAAATCGCAGAAGATGGAATTGCAGTGATTGTTCACAAGTCAAACCCTGTTTCTAATTTGACAATTGAGCAAATAAGAGATATATTCTCTGGCAAAATTAAAAACTGGAAAGAAGTTGGCGGAAAAGATGCAAAGATCATTGTTGTCACAAGAGAAGAAGGTTCTGGTACAAGAGGAGCTTTTGAAGAAATTGTTATGGGCAAGGCAAAGATAACAGATTCAGCAATCGTTCAGCCTTCAACAGGTGCCATCAAAACAACAGTCAGTCAGGACGAAAATGCAATTGGTTTTATATCCATAGGAGTGCTTGACAGCACAGTCAAAGGCGTAAAGGTTGATGGGATTGAACCAACAGAAAAGAATGTCAAGCTCGGAAAATACAAAATCAAAAGACCGTTTTTGTTCTTAGTTTCCAATAATCCGAGCAAAGTCACAAAAGCATTCTTGGATTTTGTTCTCTCTGACGAAGGTCAGGCAATAGTTGCTAAAAATTATATCTCTGTAAAATAA
- the rsmG gene encoding 16S rRNA (guanine(527)-N(7))-methyltransferase RsmG, which translates to MELLDRILEYYRVKNPLVVKQLFLKYMNLVLKKNKLFNLTAIEDEEGFVIKHIADSLSLLKFIEEEDSGKNPVAIDIGSGFGVPGLVLKIAKPSITVFLNDSNRKKCNFMMEAKESLGIAGVEVICDRAENLGRKEVFRERFDFAFARAVDKLNVLCEYAIPLLKIGGVFLAQKGYDCEDECENAKEAIDVLGAEVLRIEKFVLPCSDEKRSVIVIKKLRQTPSNFPRNTKQIVKKPL; encoded by the coding sequence ATGGAGCTTTTGGATAGAATACTTGAGTACTATAGAGTAAAAAATCCTCTTGTTGTAAAGCAGCTTTTTTTAAAATACATGAACTTGGTGCTTAAAAAAAATAAGCTTTTTAACCTCACAGCTATAGAAGATGAAGAAGGGTTTGTGATAAAACATATTGCAGATTCTCTTTCTCTATTGAAGTTCATTGAAGAAGAAGACTCAGGGAAAAACCCTGTTGCCATCGACATAGGTTCTGGCTTTGGTGTACCGGGACTTGTGCTCAAAATTGCAAAACCAAGCATCACAGTTTTTCTGAATGACTCAAACAGGAAAAAGTGCAATTTCATGATGGAGGCAAAAGAAAGTCTTGGGATTGCAGGGGTTGAAGTTATCTGCGACAGAGCAGAAAATTTGGGTCGAAAAGAAGTTTTTAGGGAAAGATTTGACTTTGCGTTTGCGCGGGCGGTTGATAAACTGAATGTTTTGTGTGAATATGCCATTCCTCTTTTGAAAATAGGAGGCGTATTTTTGGCTCAAAAAGGATATGACTGTGAAGATGAGTGCGAAAATGCAAAAGAGGCTATAGACGTTCTGGGTGCTGAAGTTTTAAGAATTGAAAAGTTTGTCCTGCCATGTTCTGATGAAAAACGAAGTGTTATTGTCATCAAAAAATTACGACAGACACCTTCAAATTTCCCCAGAAATACAAAGCAAATTGTAAAAAAACCATTGTAA
- a CDS encoding alkaline phosphatase — MKRFFMKRKNLIVSTVLILCLILSTFALAQQESEENPHKVKNVILMIPDGMTIAHTSLARWYQDGESLAMDEIACGLIRTHSANNPITDSAPAATAYATGFKTQNRYLSIYPEMVSMPGVGQVDEKDFYKPIVTILEAAKKAGKSTGLVFTCQFPHATPAAFASHSDNRNDYENIAEQMVYNQVDVVFGGGYKYIDKNQRKDKEDLARYLKENGFFVTPSWYEAKNFYGQKIWGLFAQDAMHYDFDRNGSGEPSLAEMTQKAIQLLSKNKNGFFLMVEGSEIDWASHANDPVGVISDVLAFDRAVKVALEFAKSRNDTAVIIASDHSNGGMSIGNYSTKYDTAMLNDFLKYIKKAKRTGAGIEELLGNNRTDENIKKIVSEYYGVDNLTQDEINAIKNAKTGELNYVLGPIISKRSNLGWTTNGHTGEDVVLYAYHPNNYIPRGLIDNTEVCDYMAEILGIDLGSFNENAYISNIDLEEKGYNVSIDTSNPSNVQLVISKENKTYIIPQNKNVVLAGSTQYRLKYVSVYIPTAKRFFVSSEVENLIK, encoded by the coding sequence ATGAAAAGATTTTTTATGAAAAGAAAAAACTTGATTGTTTCTACTGTTTTGATTCTGTGCTTGATCCTGTCAACATTTGCACTGGCACAGCAAGAAAGTGAAGAGAATCCTCACAAAGTAAAAAACGTAATTTTAATGATTCCAGACGGTATGACAATAGCTCATACAAGCCTTGCACGCTGGTACCAGGATGGAGAATCTCTTGCAATGGATGAAATTGCATGCGGACTGATAAGAACACATTCAGCAAACAATCCAATTACAGACTCAGCACCAGCCGCAACAGCATATGCAACAGGGTTTAAAACCCAAAACAGATACCTTTCAATATATCCTGAAATGGTTTCAATGCCAGGTGTAGGTCAGGTTGATGAAAAAGATTTTTACAAACCAATTGTAACTATCTTAGAAGCTGCTAAGAAGGCAGGAAAATCAACTGGTCTTGTTTTTACATGCCAGTTTCCTCACGCAACACCTGCTGCGTTTGCATCACATTCAGATAATAGAAATGACTATGAGAATATAGCCGAGCAGATGGTTTACAATCAGGTTGATGTGGTGTTTGGCGGTGGTTATAAATACATTGACAAAAATCAGAGAAAAGACAAAGAAGATTTAGCAAGATACCTGAAAGAAAATGGTTTTTTTGTAACACCAAGCTGGTATGAAGCAAAAAACTTTTATGGACAAAAAATATGGGGTCTTTTTGCACAGGATGCAATGCACTATGATTTTGATAGAAACGGTTCAGGTGAGCCGTCTTTGGCTGAAATGACTCAAAAAGCTATTCAGCTTCTTTCTAAAAACAAAAATGGATTTTTCTTGATGGTGGAAGGCAGTGAAATTGACTGGGCATCACACGCAAACGACCCTGTTGGAGTCATTTCAGATGTTCTTGCATTTGACAGGGCTGTGAAAGTTGCACTTGAATTTGCAAAATCAAGAAATGATACAGCAGTGATAATTGCATCTGATCATAGCAATGGTGGTATGAGCATAGGCAATTACTCAACAAAGTATGATACAGCAATGCTCAATGATTTTTTGAAATATATCAAAAAAGCAAAAAGAACGGGAGCCGGGATAGAAGAACTTCTGGGTAATAACAGAACAGATGAGAATATCAAAAAAATTGTTTCAGAATATTATGGTGTTGATAATCTTACACAGGACGAAATAAATGCTATTAAAAATGCAAAGACAGGAGAACTCAATTATGTGCTCGGACCAATTATCAGCAAAAGGTCAAACCTCGGCTGGACAACAAATGGTCATACAGGCGAAGATGTGGTATTATATGCATATCATCCAAACAACTATATACCAAGAGGACTAATTGACAATACAGAGGTTTGTGATTATATGGCAGAAATCCTTGGTATTGATCTTGGAAGCTTTAATGAAAATGCTTATATCTCAAACATTGACTTGGAGGAAAAAGGCTATAACGTCTCAATTGATACAAGCAACCCTTCAAATGTTCAGCTTGTAATAAGTAAAGAAAACAAAACATATATTATTCCACAAAATAAAAATGTGGTATTAGCAGGTTCTACTCAGTACAGGCTAAAATACGTAAGCGTGTATATTCCAACAGCTAAAAGGTTTTTTGTATCAAGCGAGGTTGAAAATTTGATCAAATAA
- a CDS encoding ParA family protein, whose translation MARIVAIVNQKGGVGKTTTCVNLSAAISKKGKKVLAVDCDPQGNLTSGFGIDKKSLSRTTYDVLIGSCSAEEAIIKDKFENLSVLPANVNLAGAEIELVSMIARELRLKDAIEKIKIEYDYIFIDCPPSLGLLTLNALVAADSVIIPIQCEYYALEGLSQLSNTISLVRKHLNKRLEIDGVVLTMFDSRTNLSLEVVEEVKRFFGQKVFLSVIPRNVRLSEAPSFGLPGIIYDPDSKGAKAYIELAEEYINRIENSFSRGANK comes from the coding sequence ATGGCAAGAATTGTTGCGATTGTCAACCAAAAAGGTGGTGTTGGGAAAACAACAACCTGTGTGAATTTATCTGCAGCAATTAGCAAGAAAGGAAAAAAGGTTTTAGCAGTGGACTGTGATCCGCAGGGCAATCTCACAAGTGGTTTTGGAATTGACAAGAAATCTCTTTCAAGAACTACATACGATGTTTTAATTGGCAGCTGCTCGGCTGAAGAAGCTATTATAAAAGACAAATTTGAAAACTTGAGCGTTCTTCCTGCTAATGTGAACCTTGCAGGTGCCGAGATTGAGCTTGTATCTATGATTGCAAGAGAGTTAAGATTGAAAGATGCTATCGAAAAAATAAAGATTGAATATGATTACATCTTTATTGACTGTCCACCTTCTCTGGGGCTTTTGACTTTAAATGCTTTGGTGGCTGCTGACTCTGTCATAATTCCCATCCAGTGTGAATACTATGCTTTGGAGGGGCTTTCTCAGCTTTCTAATACAATATCGCTTGTAAGAAAGCACCTGAACAAACGCTTAGAGATTGATGGTGTTGTTCTTACCATGTTTGATTCAAGAACAAACCTTTCTTTAGAGGTTGTTGAGGAAGTAAAAAGGTTTTTTGGACAAAAGGTCTTTTTGAGCGTAATACCGCGAAATGTAAGGTTATCGGAAGCACCTTCATTTGGTCTTCCAGGGATAATTTATGATCCTGACTCAAAAGGTGCAAAGGCATACATAGAGCTTGCCGAAGAATACATAAACAGGATAGAAAATAGTTTTTCAAGAGGTGCAAATAAATGA
- a CDS encoding ParB/RepB/Spo0J family partition protein, whose translation MFSLLIRQTNRADIEKELYFVEDVPIEKILPNPYQPRSNFDERLIEELAASIKTYGLLQPIIVRKKGEFYYLIAGERRLRACKHLGYDRIKAIVINVTDIESAILALIENIQRQDLDFFEEAQGYKQLSEEFGLTQVEIAKRIGKTQSAIANKIRLLQLPAEIRWMIREHGLSERHARALLRLRSEEDMKNVLSKIIEGGLTVSQTERLITDYLSSKKSTKATRVIKVSMNDCRVVYNTIKKALKIFQKTDINYDIRENTTDAYYEIIVRINKKSPQTSS comes from the coding sequence TTGTTTTCACTTTTGATACGCCAGACAAACAGGGCTGATATTGAAAAGGAACTATATTTTGTTGAGGATGTCCCGATTGAAAAGATCTTACCAAATCCATATCAACCAAGAAGTAATTTTGATGAAAGACTTATTGAAGAGCTTGCTGCATCGATAAAAACATATGGGCTTTTGCAACCAATTATTGTCAGAAAAAAAGGAGAGTTTTATTATCTTATTGCTGGTGAACGAAGGCTCAGAGCTTGCAAACATCTTGGATATGACAGGATAAAAGCAATTGTCATAAACGTCACAGATATTGAGAGTGCAATCCTGGCTTTGATTGAAAATATCCAGCGGCAGGACCTTGACTTTTTCGAAGAGGCTCAAGGCTACAAACAGCTTTCAGAAGAGTTTGGTCTCACTCAGGTTGAGATTGCAAAAAGGATTGGGAAGACTCAGTCTGCCATTGCAAATAAAATAAGACTTTTGCAGCTGCCTGCAGAAATAAGATGGATGATTCGCGAGCATGGTCTTTCAGAGCGTCATGCAAGGGCACTTCTGAGGCTCAGATCAGAAGAGGATATGAAAAATGTGTTATCAAAAATAATTGAGGGTGGGCTTACTGTTTCACAAACAGAGAGGCTTATTACAGATTATCTGAGTAGCAAAAAGAGTACAAAAGCCACAAGAGTAATAAAAGTTTCCATGAACGACTGCAGGGTGGTATATAATACCATAAAAAAGGCCTTGAAAATATTCCAAAAAACTGATATAAATTATGATATAAGAGAAAACACAACCGACGCATACTACGAAATAATCGTTAGAATAAATAAAAAATCCCCGCAGACCTCCTCATAA
- a CDS encoding SpoIIE family protein phosphatase, translated as METNKIEFTKNFYESILNGMLDLVRVIDIDGDVVFCNTKMKDEFGDQTGKKCYELFCKDSRCDDCIALRAMRENTRFMKYAQHKDKFYYIISSPVHSEDGKVIGTVEVFRDITEQRKIEERLRRQNEILRRDLEFAKRLQQSLLPVIPKIEGYRITYTYKPCERLGGDFLDVINIDDKIVFYVADVAGHGLLASMVTIFVKQSIIKNAHTYINSSAQEIIKGVLLDFIDMNFPGEIYITIVLGILEKQSGKVTMLSAGHVTEPILVKANKKVKMFSMRGQPIASIDLELGFEMKEVILEKNDKLIFYSDGLIESKNKQGEMYGKKRLIKRILSIKNINTELLIRDVRNFVSDIDDDIAVLMIEKM; from the coding sequence ATGGAGACCAATAAAATTGAGTTTACTAAAAATTTTTATGAAAGCATTTTAAATGGAATGCTTGACCTTGTCAGGGTCATTGATATAGATGGAGATGTTGTGTTTTGCAATACAAAGATGAAAGATGAGTTTGGAGATCAGACAGGCAAAAAATGCTATGAGCTTTTTTGCAAAGATTCGCGGTGCGATGACTGCATAGCATTAAGAGCGATGAGAGAAAACACAAGATTTATGAAGTATGCGCAGCACAAGGACAAGTTCTACTATATCATAAGCTCGCCTGTTCACAGCGAGGATGGCAAAGTAATTGGCACTGTTGAGGTCTTCAGAGATATTACAGAACAGCGAAAGATTGAAGAAAGGCTCAGGCGCCAGAACGAGATCTTGAGGCGCGACCTGGAGTTTGCAAAAAGGCTTCAACAATCTCTTCTACCTGTCATACCTAAAATAGAAGGATACAGAATTACATACACATACAAACCTTGTGAAAGGCTTGGAGGAGATTTTCTGGATGTTATAAATATTGATGACAAAATAGTATTTTATGTTGCTGATGTTGCAGGGCATGGGCTTTTAGCATCAATGGTAACAATATTTGTCAAACAAAGCATTATCAAAAATGCACATACTTACATAAACTCAAGTGCACAGGAGATTATTAAAGGAGTTTTACTTGATTTTATAGACATGAACTTTCCAGGCGAGATATATATTACTATAGTTCTTGGAATTTTAGAAAAGCAAAGCGGGAAAGTTACAATGCTTTCGGCAGGGCATGTTACAGAGCCAATTTTGGTCAAGGCAAACAAGAAGGTAAAGATGTTTTCTATGAGAGGTCAGCCTATTGCTTCAATTGATCTTGAACTGGGTTTTGAGATGAAAGAAGTGATTTTAGAAAAAAATGACAAGCTTATATTTTATTCAGACGGGCTTATTGAAAGCAAAAACAAGCAAGGTGAGATGTATGGTAAAAAGAGGCTCATAAAAAGAATACTGAGCATTAAGAACATCAATACAGAGCTTTTAATAAGAGATGTCAGAAATTTTGTATCTGATATAGATGACGACATAGCTGTTTTGATGATTGAAAAGATGTAA